In Paenibacillus sp. J23TS9, a single genomic region encodes these proteins:
- a CDS encoding alpha/beta-type small acid-soluble spore protein, with protein MAQNNSSNNLVVTKATAALNQMKYEVAQELGISIPQDGYQGNMTSYENGSIGGYITKRLVTLAEQQLAGQFK; from the coding sequence ATGGCTCAAAACAACAGTTCTAACAACCTGGTAGTAACTAAAGCTACCGCAGCCCTCAACCAAATGAAATATGAAGTTGCCCAAGAGCTGGGTATCAGTATTCCTCAAGACGGATACCAAGGTAACATGACTTCCTATGAGAACGGTTCGATCGGGGGATACATCACAAAACGTCTTGTAACCCTGGCTGAACAACAATTGGCTGGTCAATTCAAATAA
- a CDS encoding lytic transglycosylase domain-containing protein, whose amino-acid sequence MKYLQFLRKKRVLLVLFLGFVVVLFFSTNWMSWFYPIYYKENIREQSERYNVDPFLIASIIRVESNYKLGKESKKGALGLMQLMPDTAQWAMEQARIPEVTMDHIKHKPESSIEIGTWYLNNLTNQFKGNRIAVIAAYNAGPGKVDGWLKKGVWDGTLESVKNIPIGETRHYIQRVVYYYNQYTRIYSDF is encoded by the coding sequence ATGAAGTATTTACAATTTTTGCGGAAAAAGAGAGTCCTTCTCGTCCTGTTTCTCGGTTTTGTCGTTGTCCTCTTCTTCAGCACCAACTGGATGTCCTGGTTTTATCCCATTTATTATAAGGAAAATATCAGAGAGCAATCCGAGCGTTATAATGTAGATCCTTTTTTGATTGCATCCATCATCCGGGTGGAGTCCAATTACAAGCTGGGTAAAGAATCGAAAAAGGGAGCGCTAGGTCTTATGCAGCTTATGCCGGATACGGCCCAATGGGCTATGGAACAGGCTAGGATTCCGGAAGTTACGATGGATCACATCAAGCATAAGCCAGAATCCAGCATCGAAATCGGGACCTGGTACCTGAATAACCTAACTAACCAGTTCAAAGGAAACCGGATTGCGGTTATTGCGGCTTATAATGCGGGGCCTGGTAAAGTAGACGGATGGCTTAAAAAGGGAGTCTGGGATGGGACTCTGGAATCCGTGAAGAACATTCCGATCGGGGAGACGAGGCACTACATACAACGGGTAGTTTATTATTATAATCAATATACACGTATTTACAGCGATTTCTGA
- the coaE gene encoding dephospho-CoA kinase (Dephospho-CoA kinase (CoaE) performs the final step in coenzyme A biosynthesis.), producing MNIGLTGGIATGKSTVSALLINKGALLVDADVIAREVMLPGHPVLAAVADHFGQAMILADGTLDRKKLGDIVFHDPSQRQALNDITHPAIRSEIRKQMESLEREHPNRLVVVDIPLLFESGLEHMFERVMVVYAPRVIQLERLMQRNQLNRDEASARIGSQMDIEEKKMKADIVIDNSGDAELTERQIDDFWIQSGYA from the coding sequence ATGAATATCGGGTTAACCGGAGGTATAGCGACTGGAAAAAGCACCGTATCCGCTCTCTTGATAAACAAGGGAGCCCTGCTTGTTGATGCTGATGTAATCGCCCGGGAGGTTATGCTCCCGGGTCATCCCGTTTTGGCGGCCGTTGCCGATCATTTTGGACAAGCTATGATTCTTGCGGATGGTACTTTGGACAGAAAAAAACTGGGAGACATTGTTTTCCATGATCCTTCCCAGCGTCAAGCTTTAAATGATATTACGCATCCGGCAATCCGCAGTGAAATCCGTAAGCAGATGGAGTCTCTGGAACGGGAGCACCCAAACCGGCTTGTGGTTGTGGATATTCCCTTATTGTTTGAATCGGGACTTGAGCACATGTTTGAACGAGTCATGGTGGTATATGCCCCGCGGGTCATTCAATTGGAGCGCTTAATGCAGCGCAATCAATTGAACAGAGATGAGGCGTCAGCACGGATCGGGTCGCAGATGGATATTGAAGAAAAGAAGATGAAGGCAGACATTGTGATTGATAACAGCGGAGATGCTGAACTAACGGAGCGTCAAATTGATGATTTCTGGATTCAGTCAGGATACGCATGA
- the ytaF gene encoding sporulation membrane protein YtaF: MLSHVFSLLLLAFALSLDSFGVGITYGLRQMKISPLSVVIISLCSGVIIYISMQVGVLLARVVSPDAASIVGAVILIIMGSWSLIQLLIQKEKSREDKDAVTIKAAEIPAVLVKETEQTVFSLEIRKLGLVIRILRTPSSADIDKSGSISGFEAMWLGIALSLDAFGAGLGAALLGFSPIWTALVIALFSGTFLVIGMKTGFRFASRSWMRHFTALPALLLIAMGIIKLL, from the coding sequence GTGCTCAGTCATGTCTTTTCACTGCTCCTGCTTGCATTTGCTTTAAGCTTAGACAGTTTTGGTGTCGGGATTACATATGGACTCAGGCAGATGAAGATCTCACCATTGTCCGTAGTGATCATTTCATTATGTTCCGGTGTCATCATTTATATATCGATGCAGGTGGGCGTGCTTTTGGCCAGGGTGGTGTCACCTGATGCCGCATCCATCGTCGGAGCTGTCATATTGATTATTATGGGTTCCTGGTCTTTGATTCAGCTTCTGATTCAGAAAGAAAAGAGCCGTGAGGATAAAGATGCCGTAACGATCAAGGCTGCAGAGATTCCAGCAGTCTTAGTGAAGGAGACTGAGCAAACCGTATTTTCACTGGAAATACGTAAGCTTGGACTTGTGATCCGCATTCTGCGGACGCCGTCATCAGCCGATATTGACAAGTCTGGAAGTATTTCGGGTTTTGAAGCGATGTGGCTCGGGATCGCCCTCTCATTGGATGCATTTGGAGCGGGCCTCGGTGCTGCACTACTCGGATTCTCACCTATCTGGACGGCCCTTGTCATCGCGCTGTTCAGCGGTACCTTTTTAGTGATCGGCATGAAGACCGGCTTCCGGTTTGCATCCAGATCATGGATGCGGCATTTTACGGCTCTTCCGGCGTTATTATTAATAGCTATGGGAATAATAAAGCTGTTATGA
- the mutM gene encoding DNA-formamidopyrimidine glycosylase, with protein sequence MPELPEVETVKRTLNQLVKGKVIDHVTVNLARIIQRPDDIDQFAFMLAGHTIQSVKRRGKFLRILLDDLVLVSHLRMEGRYGLYESSEPVEKHTHVIFHFNDGTELRYKDVRQFGTMHLFNPGEEFTVPPLSKLGIEPLDAEFTVEKFKAILAGKTTKIKAVLLNQAYVVGIGNIYVDESLFRAGIHPEQLANTLTDEQYHKLHQAVVETLAESVEVGGSSIKSYVNGQGEMGRFQHQLKIYGRQNQPCQTCGTIIEKSVVGGRGTHYCPVCQSIK encoded by the coding sequence ATGCCGGAATTACCGGAAGTCGAGACAGTCAAAAGAACATTAAACCAATTGGTTAAAGGTAAAGTCATTGACCATGTTACCGTAAATTTGGCGCGGATTATTCAGCGCCCTGACGATATAGATCAGTTTGCTTTTATGCTTGCAGGACATACCATTCAAAGCGTGAAGCGCCGTGGTAAATTTTTGCGTATTCTGCTGGATGATTTGGTCCTGGTTTCACATCTGCGGATGGAAGGACGTTATGGTTTATACGAAAGCTCCGAACCAGTGGAGAAGCATACGCATGTTATTTTCCATTTCAACGACGGGACCGAGTTAAGGTACAAGGATGTGCGCCAATTCGGTACGATGCATCTGTTCAATCCTGGGGAGGAATTCACCGTTCCTCCGTTGTCAAAACTGGGAATTGAGCCGCTGGATGCCGAGTTTACCGTCGAGAAGTTCAAAGCAATCTTGGCGGGCAAGACAACGAAAATCAAAGCTGTATTGTTAAACCAGGCATATGTGGTCGGCATCGGGAATATTTATGTGGATGAGTCTCTTTTCAGAGCCGGCATTCATCCCGAGCAGTTGGCGAACACGCTTACGGACGAGCAGTATCATAAATTGCATCAGGCTGTGGTAGAGACCCTGGCGGAATCGGTTGAAGTCGGAGGTTCTTCCATTAAGTCCTATGTCAATGGACAAGGTGAGATGGGGAGGTTCCAGCATCAGCTCAAGATTTATGGACGTCAAAACCAACCTTGTCAGACCTGCGGAACGATCATCGAGAAATCCGTTGTCGGCGGCCGGGGAACTCATTACTGTCCGGTATGCCAGTCGATTAAGTAA
- the polA gene encoding DNA polymerase I, which produces MSKLILIDGNSIIYRAFFAMPPLTNTKGLHTNAVYGFTNMLLRLIEDHKPTHMMVAFDAGKITFRHEGYQEYKGGREKTPPELSEQFPLLKELLQGFGISQFELSGYEADDIIGTVSKIAEEAGHEILVVTGDKDMLQLASDHVQVGLTRKGVTEIETYAPEQIEERYGLTPLQIIDLKGLMGDASDNIPGIPGVGEKTALKLLHQFGSVEEVLANTGELKGKMKEKIETHADDAVMSKKLATIYREVPLDKSFDDMNFDGLKEDTAGPALAKLEFKSLLERLSFKADGRSSDQPAQEQAPAKEIKVQVMDIDHIRVLVDALDTIEVMHVETNGENPHRAEVIGTIFSSPEEHYYVPFELLKAEAAEPLRKWLGDQDIPKRGYDLHRTDLALHWQGIAFAGASFDVQLAAYLLDPTDSNQNIHALAHKHGLQSLAADEDVFGKGAKYKVPEADVLSKHLAAKCAAILDLIPLQERELEGNEMASLFHDLEMPLSRILADMEKQGISVNKDDLTDLGKEFESQIKTLVEEIYEIAGTEFNLNSPKQLGEILFVKLGLPVVKKTKTGYSTDAEVLEKLAPYHDIVRLILQYRTIAKLQSTYVEGLLKEISSETGKVHTYYRQTIAATGRLSSQFPNLQNIPIRLEEGRKIRKVFVPSEPDWYILAADYSQIELRVLAHISDDTGLKEAFLHDMDIHTKTAMDVFGVQAEEVDSNMRRSAKAVNFGIVYGISDYGLSQNLNITRKEAARFIDQYFDAFGGVRRYMDDIVKDAKRDGYVTTLLERRRYLPEINASNFNLRSFAERTAMNTPIQGTAADIIKLAMVHMDAALAEQKLKSRMLLQVHDELVFEVPEDELELMKKLVPETMEKALALSVPLKADVSYGMNWYEAK; this is translated from the coding sequence ATGAGCAAACTGATTCTTATTGATGGAAACAGTATCATTTACCGGGCGTTTTTTGCGATGCCCCCATTAACGAACACCAAGGGACTGCACACGAATGCCGTGTACGGGTTTACAAATATGCTTTTGCGACTTATTGAGGATCATAAACCTACACATATGATGGTTGCTTTTGACGCCGGGAAAATTACATTCCGCCATGAAGGCTATCAGGAATACAAGGGCGGCCGTGAAAAGACTCCGCCGGAGCTGTCCGAGCAGTTTCCGCTGCTGAAAGAGCTGCTGCAGGGCTTTGGCATTTCACAGTTTGAGCTGAGCGGATACGAAGCGGATGATATTATCGGTACGGTATCAAAAATCGCGGAGGAAGCAGGGCATGAGATTCTCGTTGTAACCGGGGACAAGGATATGCTGCAGCTGGCTTCGGATCATGTTCAGGTTGGACTTACGCGTAAAGGCGTTACGGAGATTGAGACCTATGCACCGGAGCAGATCGAGGAAAGATACGGCCTGACACCGCTCCAGATCATAGACCTAAAAGGGCTTATGGGCGATGCATCCGACAACATCCCGGGTATTCCGGGAGTTGGTGAGAAGACTGCGCTTAAGCTGCTTCATCAGTTTGGTTCGGTCGAAGAGGTGCTGGCTAATACCGGTGAACTCAAAGGTAAAATGAAAGAAAAAATTGAAACCCATGCGGACGACGCCGTGATGAGTAAAAAACTGGCGACAATCTACCGGGAAGTTCCGCTGGACAAGTCCTTTGACGATATGAATTTTGATGGCTTGAAGGAGGATACAGCAGGTCCTGCCCTCGCGAAGCTGGAGTTTAAATCTCTTCTGGAACGCTTGTCCTTCAAGGCAGACGGGCGCAGCAGCGATCAGCCGGCACAGGAGCAGGCTCCTGCGAAGGAGATTAAGGTTCAAGTCATGGACATCGATCATATCCGTGTATTGGTTGATGCGCTGGATACGATAGAAGTCATGCATGTGGAAACGAATGGGGAGAATCCGCATCGCGCCGAGGTGATCGGTACGATCTTTTCCTCTCCGGAGGAGCACTACTATGTTCCGTTCGAGCTGCTGAAGGCTGAAGCGGCAGAACCGCTGCGGAAGTGGCTCGGAGATCAGGATATTCCAAAGCGCGGTTATGACCTGCACCGGACGGATCTGGCGCTGCATTGGCAGGGCATTGCGTTTGCGGGTGCATCGTTTGATGTTCAACTGGCAGCTTATTTACTGGATCCGACGGATTCCAATCAGAATATTCACGCTCTTGCTCATAAGCATGGACTGCAATCGCTGGCTGCTGATGAGGATGTCTTTGGCAAGGGTGCAAAGTACAAGGTGCCTGAAGCGGATGTGCTAAGCAAGCATTTGGCTGCCAAATGTGCTGCAATTCTGGATCTGATCCCACTGCAGGAAAGAGAGCTGGAAGGCAATGAAATGGCTTCGCTCTTTCATGACTTAGAGATGCCATTGTCACGTATCCTGGCGGATATGGAAAAGCAAGGGATATCCGTAAATAAGGATGACTTGACGGATCTGGGCAAGGAATTTGAATCCCAAATCAAAACCTTGGTCGAAGAGATTTATGAGATTGCCGGAACGGAGTTTAATCTAAACTCCCCCAAACAGCTGGGAGAGATCCTGTTCGTAAAGCTGGGTCTGCCTGTCGTCAAAAAGACGAAGACCGGCTATTCCACAGATGCCGAAGTACTGGAAAAACTTGCTCCCTATCATGATATTGTGCGCCTGATTCTGCAGTACCGGACGATTGCTAAGCTTCAATCAACATACGTCGAAGGTCTGCTGAAGGAGATTTCTTCGGAAACAGGCAAAGTGCATACGTACTATCGCCAGACGATTGCTGCCACCGGACGCCTGAGCAGTCAATTCCCTAACCTGCAGAATATTCCGATCCGTCTTGAGGAAGGCCGCAAAATCCGGAAAGTATTCGTGCCGTCCGAGCCGGACTGGTATATTCTCGCAGCCGACTATTCGCAGATCGAGCTGCGCGTACTTGCACATATTTCTGATGATACGGGTCTTAAGGAAGCATTCTTGCATGATATGGATATCCATACGAAGACGGCTATGGATGTGTTTGGTGTTCAAGCCGAGGAAGTGGATTCGAACATGCGTCGTTCGGCCAAGGCCGTCAATTTCGGTATCGTCTATGGGATCAGTGATTACGGATTGTCACAGAACCTGAACATTACGCGGAAGGAAGCCGCACGCTTTATCGATCAGTACTTTGATGCGTTCGGCGGGGTGCGCCGCTATATGGACGACATCGTAAAAGACGCGAAGCGGGACGGCTATGTGACAACGCTGCTGGAACGAAGACGTTATTTACCAGAAATTAATGCCAGCAATTTTAATCTCCGCTCCTTCGCTGAACGTACCGCGATGAATACACCGATTCAGGGCACCGCAGCGGATATTATTAAGCTCGCTATGGTTCATATGGATGCTGCACTCGCAGAGCAGAAGCTGAAGAGCCGCATGCTGCTTCAGGTGCATGACGAACTTGTATTCGAGGTACCGGAGGATGAGCTGGAGCTGATGAAAAAGCTTGTGCCTGAGACGATGGAAAAGGCGCTTGCCTTGTCTGTGCCGCTGAAAGCGGATGTCAGCTATGGAATGAATTGGTACGAAGCGAAATAA
- the phoU gene encoding phosphate signaling complex protein PhoU produces the protein MIRRKELDQDLEQLRSLLVQMGEHVVGALDGAVISLKTQDCVKAQEIVQADAQLNLMEEEIMDIGSRLIVTQQPVAKDLRRILVAFKISSDLERMGDLALDVAKVTLRLQGEKLIKPLIDIPQMANIVKVMIEEAITSYLDENTDLAYKMAQDDDQVDHLYSQILTELYGHMRANPDSMPQALLLTLVGRYIERIADHATNIGESAVYLVTGKRPDLNR, from the coding sequence ATGATTCGGAGAAAAGAATTGGATCAGGATCTGGAGCAGCTTCGCTCGCTGCTTGTTCAAATGGGAGAGCATGTGGTTGGGGCGCTTGATGGAGCGGTCATAAGCCTGAAAACACAGGATTGTGTCAAAGCGCAGGAAATCGTGCAGGCAGATGCTCAGCTTAATCTTATGGAAGAGGAAATTATGGACATCGGTTCGCGGCTCATAGTTACCCAGCAGCCCGTTGCCAAGGATCTTCGCAGAATACTCGTTGCATTTAAAATATCCAGTGATCTGGAACGTATGGGCGATCTAGCACTGGATGTGGCCAAAGTGACATTGCGTTTGCAAGGGGAGAAGCTGATTAAACCGCTGATTGATATCCCGCAAATGGCCAACATCGTTAAAGTCATGATCGAAGAGGCAATTACTTCTTATTTGGACGAAAATACGGATCTTGCTTATAAAATGGCCCAGGACGATGATCAGGTGGATCATCTGTACAGCCAGATTTTAACGGAATTATACGGTCATATGAGAGCCAATCCCGATTCGATGCCGCAAGCACTGCTCCTTACGCTGGTTGGACGATATATTGAACGGATCGCTGATCATGCGACCAATATCGGGGAAAGCGCCGTGTACCTGGTTACGGGGAAACGCCCCGACTTAAACCGCTAA
- the pstB gene encoding phosphate ABC transporter ATP-binding protein PstB, with amino-acid sequence MEKIIEIEDLNLYYEQFHALKNINLDIPEKTITAFIGPSGCGKSTLLRTLNRMNDMITGTRIEGSVKIGGSGIYGKDVYVEELRKRVGMVFQQPNPFPKSIYDNIAYGPRLHGVRNKKTLDEIVEESLRQAALWEEVKDYQKRSALSLSGGQQQRLCIARALAVEPDILLMDEATSALDPISTLKIEELVQELKEKYTIVMVTHNMHQAARVSGRTVFFLNGEVVEADETNALFSNPRDSRTEDYISGRFG; translated from the coding sequence ATGGAAAAAATCATCGAAATCGAAGACCTAAACTTATACTATGAACAGTTCCATGCCTTGAAAAATATAAATCTGGATATTCCGGAAAAGACGATTACGGCCTTTATCGGCCCATCTGGCTGCGGAAAATCTACACTACTGCGTACGTTGAACCGAATGAATGATATGATTACCGGCACTCGGATCGAAGGATCCGTCAAAATTGGCGGCTCAGGTATCTACGGTAAGGATGTATACGTGGAGGAGCTTCGCAAGCGTGTCGGCATGGTGTTCCAGCAGCCAAACCCGTTTCCGAAATCCATCTATGACAATATTGCCTATGGTCCGCGTCTTCACGGAGTCCGCAATAAAAAAACGCTGGATGAGATTGTCGAAGAGAGCTTGCGTCAAGCCGCGCTGTGGGAAGAAGTCAAAGACTATCAGAAGCGTTCTGCGCTTAGCTTGTCCGGGGGACAGCAGCAGCGCCTCTGCATTGCACGAGCACTTGCGGTAGAACCGGATATTCTCCTGATGGATGAAGCCACTTCAGCACTCGATCCAATATCTACGTTGAAGATCGAGGAGCTGGTACAGGAGCTGAAGGAGAAATACACGATCGTCATGGTTACGCATAACATGCATCAGGCTGCCCGTGTTTCCGGCCGCACGGTTTTCTTCCTTAATGGGGAGGTTGTCGAAGCGGATGAGACCAACGCTCTGTTCAGTAATCCGCGTGACTCCAGAACAGAGGATTATATCTCCGGTCGTTTCGGCTGA
- a CDS encoding methyl-accepting chemotaxis protein, producing MSILQAENRTNITEQKQSTVMSLITDPIRKETAVPAAHAPSERGLSAAGSCRAVPALTPQVTCREALSILKEQPHIPCLVVCGEDMHPEGLLMKDAFYRRLTGRFAADLYFDRSVKKFAEEDILIVEIGEDPAYMIQRALERPEARFYDCVIVTEKGRFAGVLTVQDLLMMSGLLQTEAEEQRKHTISENYFHVSGMEQSLGKVAEAASLTLEECLRMKEWTAEGRMKLDEAGESYAEAVIHMNRNQKQVAELIEDAGKISSLTQGIAELADRSGLLAINASIEAAHAGSQGRGFQIVAAEVRSLAAQTRQLAADISGLLERISQSATETGSLTASGVRQIQTGAAQLTEGSRMFGELEQAVGHVEKTGRSVHQMARDTAKQALGVKVELERTLT from the coding sequence TTGAGCATTCTGCAAGCTGAGAACAGAACCAACATCACTGAACAAAAGCAATCAACCGTAATGAGCTTGATCACAGACCCCATACGGAAGGAAACAGCAGTGCCAGCTGCACACGCGCCGTCAGAGAGGGGATTATCTGCCGCGGGGAGCTGCCGAGCCGTGCCTGCATTAACTCCGCAAGTCACCTGCAGGGAAGCACTAAGTATACTGAAAGAGCAGCCTCATATTCCATGCCTGGTCGTTTGTGGTGAAGATATGCATCCGGAAGGATTGTTGATGAAAGATGCATTTTACCGGAGACTGACGGGCCGCTTTGCCGCGGATCTATATTTTGACCGCTCTGTGAAGAAATTCGCTGAAGAGGATATTCTGATTGTGGAGATCGGTGAAGATCCGGCATATATGATTCAGCGCGCACTGGAAAGACCTGAAGCCCGGTTTTATGATTGCGTGATTGTGACGGAGAAGGGCCGGTTCGCCGGTGTCCTAACTGTTCAGGATTTATTAATGATGTCGGGACTGCTGCAGACCGAGGCCGAGGAGCAGCGCAAACACACCATTTCGGAGAATTACTTCCATGTGAGCGGCATGGAGCAATCGCTGGGGAAAGTTGCGGAAGCGGCTAGCCTTACGCTTGAGGAGTGCCTCCGTATGAAGGAATGGACGGCGGAGGGAAGGATGAAGCTGGATGAAGCAGGTGAATCCTATGCGGAAGCCGTTATACATATGAACCGGAATCAAAAGCAGGTAGCTGAGCTGATCGAGGATGCAGGTAAGATATCCTCTCTTACCCAGGGTATCGCTGAGCTTGCGGATCGAAGCGGCCTGCTTGCCATCAATGCCTCCATTGAGGCTGCTCATGCAGGTAGCCAGGGCAGAGGGTTTCAGATTGTTGCGGCCGAAGTGAGATCACTCGCAGCGCAGACCCGGCAGCTGGCTGCGGATATTTCAGGACTGTTGGAGCGCATCAGCCAATCGGCTACGGAGACCGGATCATTAACGGCTTCGGGAGTCCGGCAGATCCAGACAGGAGCAGCGCAGCTGACCGAAGGAAGCCGCATGTTTGGCGAGCTCGAGCAAGCCGTCGGGCATGTGGAAAAGACCGGACGATCGGTACATCAAATGGCCAGAGATACCGCCAAACAAGCTCTTGGTGTAAAGGTGGAACTGGAGCGCACGCTAACATAA
- a CDS encoding response regulator transcription factor produces the protein MTQRLLVIEDEPTLARLLSYNLTQEGYEVTIEDHGTSGFERAVQEPFDLIILDLMLPGMNGFDILGKLRAKAIATPVIILTAKNAEEEVVQGLKLGADDYITKPFGVSELLARVGTVLRRVSGAKEEEVPETSDSAIRLGQLEIYPEKYEVMLGSTSISLRPKEFEVLLYLARKPGVVLTRDDLMNAVWGFDYIGGQRTVDVHVSSLRKKLELDPESVHIDSIRGVGYKLVINKKRSSHPQES, from the coding sequence ATGACACAGCGTTTGCTGGTTATTGAAGATGAACCGACCCTGGCCAGATTGCTATCCTATAATCTGACGCAGGAAGGTTATGAAGTCACCATTGAGGATCACGGAACATCCGGATTTGAGCGAGCTGTACAGGAGCCATTTGACTTGATCATACTGGATTTGATGCTGCCGGGAATGAATGGATTTGATATTCTGGGTAAGCTGAGAGCGAAAGCCATCGCGACTCCGGTCATCATTTTGACTGCAAAAAATGCGGAAGAAGAAGTCGTACAAGGTCTTAAGCTGGGTGCGGACGACTACATCACCAAGCCTTTTGGCGTATCTGAGCTGCTCGCCCGTGTAGGCACGGTACTGCGGCGCGTCTCGGGAGCGAAGGAAGAAGAGGTTCCTGAAACCTCGGATTCTGCAATTAGGCTTGGACAGCTGGAAATCTATCCGGAAAAGTACGAGGTCATGCTAGGCAGCACCAGCATCAGTTTAAGACCGAAGGAATTCGAAGTACTGCTTTACCTTGCGCGCAAGCCGGGAGTGGTATTGACCAGAGATGATCTGATGAATGCAGTTTGGGGTTTTGATTATATCGGAGGCCAGCGGACGGTGGATGTTCATGTCAGCTCGCTCCGTAAAAAGCTCGAGCTTGATCCGGAATCCGTGCATATTGATTCCATACGCGGTGTGGGATATAAACTGGTTATTAATAAAAAAAGAAGCTCTCATCCTCAGGAATCATGA